The Alnus glutinosa chromosome 3, dhAlnGlut1.1, whole genome shotgun sequence nucleotide sequence TATGAGATCGAGCGTGGAATTTTGTTTCTTCACTTTAAAATGAGTATCCATTTCCCACCTTTTCTTTGCAATCTTGGTGACTCATGCCCAGGGGATCTCTTCTGGAAAACGttctctttttgtttggttttaggGATCAATGTCTGTAATTAACTGCTTTCAACCTTTTATCCCAGGCCTTCTGACTTTCCCACTCTTTACTTTTGTAGGTTGAAAAAGCTCGGGTTAATTATGAAAAACTCTCATTATCATCAGCTTGTGAGGCTATTATAGAGATTGGGAATGCTGGAAATTCCTACATGGATGAACGTGCACCGTGGTCTCTCTTTAAGCAAGGGGGTGCTGCTTCTGAAGCAGCTGCAAAGGTTTTCCATATGCACACTTAATGTAAATTTGTTAGTTCAATTTGCTTGGACGAGTAGCAAGTATATTCATGTTGATGTTAAGCATTTGACTCTTGAATAAACTCATCCTTTAATGTCATGTTTAATTAATCCAAAAACAATGGTGAAATTCCATTAATGCTGCTGCACCAGTATAGGTCAATTAACTATCTGTCATAGTATATGCGACCAGATTTTGTGCTTGATTTTTATCGGACCGTGTACATATTGAGTTTTGCCATTTAagttctattgttatttgattGCCAATACCTTAATGTCAAAAGACTATTCTACTTGTTGGAGCAGGACCTTGTGATTATATTGGAAGCATTGAGGATTATAGCAATTGCACTATCCCCAGTTACACCAAGCTTATGTTGGAGAATATATGGACAGCTTGGCTTCTCAAAGGACCAGTTTGACACTGTAAcatgggtctctctctctctctctctcatgccggtgcgcgcacacacacacacatttgaCATTACATGTGTAGCTGATGCATCATATCCTCCCATTTCATTAGCAACTAATCTAAAGTTATTGCTATGTAGAGTGAGACAAAGTGGGGAGGGCTAAAGGGTGGTCAGGTCATGGCTCAACCAAAACCAGTCTTTGCGAGGATTGAAAACCGAATGGAAGATGAAGATGAGGGTGAAGCAGCTAAGAAGGAAGCGAAAAATAAAGACAGGGTACCTCAGGCTCAAGGGGTTGCAGAGGCTTAGGGAAGAATGCATAATTGCCTTTTCCTGACCAcagatttctcttttttaaaaataaaaaattaaaaaataattaattgtcgATTGTAAGAGTTCTATTACCTATTTTTGGCAATTATTTTGAAATAGATTGATTTTAGACATCTCGAATAAATTGCTTCAGTACATCTGCAGTTCTCTGTGAACAGAAAGCCAATTATAACAATAACATGATAATGTTATCCCATCCggttttatctttatctttaacATTAGCCTAATCATAATACCCTAAAAGaccttaaaccctaatcctTAAAACCCTTTAACCTCAAACCTGAAACcacaatattaaataattaaaactactTTAAGACAATGCCAACCCAAAGTTAGGTATATTTTTCGAAAGTTGGGAAGAGGGCAATCTCCATTTAGATGTTTTAGACCATCAAATCTTTCTTCCCCTACCCATCTAGGCGTTTATGCCATGTACGTTTGACCCTACAATCTTACAGGCCAAACTTGCATTTTCATAAAGTTCCTTGGAAGAATGTTAAAAAAATGGCAATTTAAAAACTCggatacattttaaaaaatgcactaCTTTAAATACCGAACCACAATTTTACTAAACACTTTAagtgcgttttttaaaaattacatttttcttatttgtattttgaaaCGGCTAAACCAAATTAACACTAATGGCCCAAAGAAGCAGATGCTTAGTATTTTGATCAATATTACTCAACCAACCAAAAACCAAAGCAGCAAAAGAAAGCTTCTTCCTCAATATCAAGTAAAATACGTCAAAATGCCCAAATTGAGGTTCTTCAAGAAACTACATAATGAAATAAGAGCCCAATACCAATTTATtgtgcattatatatatataagagcagAGAAAGATAAGGGGATGCAAGGGAAAGCCGAATGTCAAGCATTTCTCAAACAATCCTTCTCATATAACCGGGCGCCTGCACTCTTAGCAGCTTTATGCTATAATCGAGTTTTACTTCTTTCCGGGAACTCCAAGCCTAGTCCTGAAATCCTCCTCCATGAGGGGAAGGCCATCACGCAGCTTGATCTTTGGTTCCCATCCCAGCAGCTCATTTGCTTTTGTGATATTTGGCTTTCTCTGGCGAGGATCATCTGGTGTGTTCTCCACCATTGCGATCTCCACATCAGGATTGATCAGCTGCGGGTCACACAATAAAGCATTTTAAGTTTCCATGTTTCCTAAATTTGTACTTAATTTATGTCCCATGGTGTGATGTTTGGACACAAAAAGCCTGTAGAATAAATTGTTTTTCGGtaaaaaagtttgataaaatgATATTTCTGTGCAGAGTAACGCTAGTACTACAACTCTTTTATAACTTGCTGCTCATGTCAGCACGTGATTTTCAAACAAAGGGAAGCGGGGGAGAGAAGACGAAAAGAAAACCGACCTCCTTAACAGTCTCCGCAAGTTCAAGCATTGTAAATTCACCTAAAAGACACAAAAACTAAGTTAATATTGGCAATAAAAGAATTTCAAAGCAGGAACGACAGCTAATGGAAACAAATTACAGGTATAAATAACCTGGGTTCCCTATATTGATGGGTCCAGTTTTCTCTCCTTCCATAAGTCGAATGAGGCCATCAACCTTCAACATTGGAAATAAAGATTTTTGGGTCAATAATAAAACCAAGCCCCAATTGGTGTTCACATGATTTAAACCCACCACAGAAAAACAATCCAAATAGCAAGCTCTTGCATACCATGTCAGAGACATAACAGAAACTCCGCGTTTGGGTTCCAGGTGCTTGAACAGTCAAGGCCTCACCACTGGACAAAGCAAAGAACATCAGTCGGAAGTGATAAATGATGCGGCAAAATTGAGATTTTGCCATAtaagaattcaatatttatCCCCTAAACAGTAATCATATTTATCCGCATTTTGGAAGTGATAACTGATGCCGCAAAATTTcaaccatttaatttgaaaacaatggtTAATTTTAGAAGAAATCTACCGAGTAAAATACCCTAGGAATTCTAGGCAATCTCGATCcaaaaaacttaataaaatgTTAGTAAGGTTTACAAGATGCTGTTAATGCTCTGACAAAATTACCGGATTGCTTGGGCTATGAAATTACTGACAACACGCCCGTCATCGATATTCATGCGAGGTCCATAGGTGTTAAAGATCCTAGCAATCCGAATCTCTGTCATTGGACCATTACAAATACATTACAATAAGAATTTACATTGAAATAATGCAGGGAAAAAAACATAACTATCAAAAATATAGCTTTTGTAAACTTATATGgcagagagagggaaaaaaaaactataatagaTTATTACCAATCCCATGCTGCCTATGATAATCAAACATCAAAGTTTCAGCTACTCGCTTTCCCTCATCATAGCAACTCCTAACTCCTGTGCATTCATGCAAACACATAAGATAATTTAAATATGCTACAAGTTgcataatttctttaatttgaaTATGCCAAGAACTTTACTAGTATTAACTTTGTGAGAAGTTGTTTCAAAATTTACTCAGATGATATCCTCATTAAAATGGAATCAGATTAAATCACAATAGAAATGCAACCTCACTTAAATGGCCTCTAAAGAGAAGAAGGgtgtttgttattttattttattttttatttttaaaaacccttaaaaagtcCAGATACGCCATGCTTAATAACCTAGTTAGAAGAATGGTAAACGAACCAATTGGGTTAACGTTTCCCCAATAGCTTTCCTCCTGGGGATGCACAAGAGGATCTCCATACACCTCTGAAGTTGATGTGAGCAAAATCCTGCATGTCCATTGTCATATCTTGAGTAAGACAAGAATATATTTGTAAATGGATATATCAACGAGATGAAATAGTAGTTCAGACCTAGCTCCAACTCTCTTTGCAAGTCCCAGCATATTCAATGTACCAAtcacatttgtttttattgtctGTCAAGTATCAAATGCTTACAAGTCAGACAACCACTCTATGCCAAATATCAGTGATATTCACAGTAAATCAGTActcattgggaaaaaaaaaaacaaaaaaacttgagaaatagaaagaaataaagaggaagagaaaagggGGCAGCTTcatgaaatacaaatttaagggTCTCTTGCAACTTCTAACACATGACAGTCCTGTGTTCAGAAAGAACTAATTAAAGATATACACACCTTCACAGGATTGTATTTGTAGAAGATTGGAGAAGCAGGACAAGCAAGATGATATATTTGATCAACCTCTACTAGCAATGGTTCAGTGACATCTGCCAGAAAATAAACAGAGGACTTTAATAATACGAACACCATCTGGAGAAAATCAATGGCACGACGTATGATCCATAGATTATATAGAAAAagctcaaaaagaaaaaaaaaataaaaaggaaaattcaGAACACAATGCTACAAGAATCGTCTGCACCAAGCTACTTCACAGTCACTGCAAATATAGCTTATATTTCATCTGTCCTTTCACTACTCCACTGTAATTCTTATCTGGTCTATTGGGTATATGAAAATGTCATGCTcaacatttttcactttaaccATTACACACGTCTGTCAAACTTTCCATCCTATTCAATTTGGTCTATTTCCAACTTAAGTTGGAGCACATACAAATGCTATTAAGTAACAACATCTTAATACTTAGTGAAAAGTACATATTTACATGTTGGTTGTTCACCACTTAACatgcaaaaataaataagggaCAATATACCATGACGAATAAGCTCAAATCTTGGATGACCAATCCATTTCTTTAGGTTGTCCTTTGAGCCAGTGAAGTAGTTATCCGCAACAATAACCTGAGTAAAATTggcagtaaaaaaaatttaagtatcACGTAAAACTTCATTGAAACCGCAATTTGATTTCTAGTATTTCTAtacaagagtaatgctagaaaacACTTTTTATTCCACAATTTTAACCCAAGGGTTGATTGAGATtgtcacatcaacattgtgaatacttgtgggataaaaatattGGTTTCTAGCATATTACTCTTCTATACAATGTACAATTTGTATTCCTAACACCATTCATATCCCGTTTATCTGACTACCCCTTATGGTGGGCAGTGTGTCAGGTGGCAAGGGGGTGGGGTTGTAGCTGTAGCAAGTCTTACATCCAgatcttaataataaaaaaaaaggagaaaaataaaaacacaataaaatatttaaacacCAGAAATGCTTACCTCATTCTTTTCATTTTGCATCAACCTGTCCACGAGGTGAGAGCCAATGAATCCAGCTCCTCCAGTGATCAAAATTCTCATATTGGACTGCCATCAAAGGAGAGAACATCTTTTAGATCATATAACATCTTTTATGACCATTCTGAAGAAATTTGCTTCAGATAGTAGTGCcaacaaagaaaatatttacTGAAAGCTCATAGTTatcctttttttcaaaaaaaaaaaaaaaaaaagaaagaacgaaaaaagaaaagaagaagaagaagaagaataacacGATATAAAATCACCATTATTACCtgaaaaaatttggaatttCTTAAGGGGGATGGGGATGGAGGTGGTTTTGTAGCTCCATGGCTGTCTCCATTTGAAGCTTCCTTGGCCATTACTGTCAGATTCTTCTTGAAATCCTGAGGCCCAAGACagtcaaaaactctcaatttaccATCAAATTCGCATAAACCAACAAATGCTACACTCATTTAACACTAGTCAAACCGATCCACATATTCAAACTCCATAACAATTTCAAATCCTACAGAATTAGaccagcatcataaaaataaaagaaaaaagaaacgaaaaaaaatctttttcaaaaactgaaaacgaaaaaagaagaagaaaatataaccACCTTGAGAAATTTTTCTTAAGACTACTTTAGTTTTTGATGTGTGCGACTGAAAGATGAGGGCTTTATATAAAGAATGGAATGCCACcaatcgaaaaataaataatgtgctaccaaccccttggggttggCCAAGTGGTTAGACAGGGGGTCTCTAGGGGATAACCCCCATGAGGTCGTTGATCGAATCCTCGTGGTGCTACCAACCTCTTGGGCCAGCCACCCAGGTGTAAAAAGCATGCAACGCCTCGATCCTGAGTGGCCATGGGTCTGGGGCCGGGATTAGTCTGAGGACGCTCATGGACACGAATACTATTACTGTGTGTGGGCCAGTTCACCCGTGGTATCGTTCACAAAATGTGCCCCTGAGATATcctgataaaacaaaaaaaactgtaCCCactgtagagagagagagagagagagagaacgaagAATTCTTCAAAAACACGAAAAGTAGAGAGCAATGAAAGCTTCTCTCCAACGAAACCAGAACCCCACACCTAACGATTTTCAGATCTGAATCTCGCTCTCAATGTGCCAAAACAGAAAtcccaaaaagaataaaagaataatatgaaaaaaaataaaaaataataataatagtgatTATAGCTAAATGCTGATTATGGGTGAATTAATTACCTAGGAGAGATCGAAATCCGaggcttttcttctttgtcAGTTGAAAGTGAGGGATTTTTAAAGGTTTCTATGACAATTGCATGGAGTTGTTgttatttatattcaatcacGCCGAGCATTTGTTCCAGTCGTAACCGAACATCCCGTTGCTCATCGAAAATCTAGATTTGACGGAGTACACACTCGCAAGTGTTTCAATCCGGTTTGTATTGTTTATCAATGACTGCGCGCCACGTCATTGGCTGACCGCTTTACGACCGTTGCACACGCAATTTTATCTGTGCTGGGTTTACCCGCCAGTAGAGTTCGCCTCGTATTAAAGTCCGGTCAATTAGCCAATAAAGCTCGTCCAACTCAGCATCTAATGTCCCCCAGGTTGCCTAAAGGACAGGTGGATAGCAACTTAATTGTTgatgccaaaaataaaaagccgATTCCGAGGTTGTTGCCTTGtttgtttaagcttttaaatctttttattGACCTATTATTTAGGTGACAGGTAACTTAAATGTTCCAGGTTTATTCTTGTATTATTAAcataacataatttttgtaAGATTAACTATGGATTGGAATTACATGAATCTCCTACAATTGTAAGAAGTTGATTCCGACTTGTTTGTCAAGTTTAAATTTAAATGTTTGTAGCAGTGAGCGAAATGAGAGCAGCCTAAACCGTGAAAATAGAATTGTGAGAGAGCAAATGTTTGAGATCTATTCGTTTATTAGTATTAAGAGGTGACAATTCAATTCGTATTTGTGTGTTGAGTTTGAATCATGTCGAGatatgagtataaaattatataaattaattctaatttaattcatttaattaatggaTCAAActtcttaatcttaatctcgattaattttatattaagttCATATAAAATTTACGATATTGTTAAGCCTGACTAATacaatataatattagtatGGTTAACTATGCATACAACTCAAGTGGCTGAGTTCTGACCGTCTTGATTGGTTGAGGCTATATATCTTTTGATGGGCAGGAACGTATCCGATACCTTCTGCTTAAGAGCGGAGCTAGGATTCAAGATTTGGGGaggtcaaattaaaaaaaaaaaaatttgggggggtcaaaactataaaaataacaaaatttatgggtaaaattaattaattaattttttttttaaagaattttttttttttttttgggggagacCCCTGGCCTTGGGGGGGCCAGGCCCCAAGGCCAGGGGTAGCTCGGCTCCGCCCCTGCTTCTGCTAATTAGaggtaaaataaaattactcctACGTCTACGGTAGAGAATTATCCGCCACCTCAGACACAGCTCATGGATTGGAAAATTGGATTGGTACATGGAAGGACTATGACAGTCTACGGATCACAATTGTCCGCTGCGTAGGATACAACTCATCACGTTTGTCTTAGAGCCATCTTATCCATCGGTCATTAAGGCATATTCTCAAAATACCACAGCATCTAAAAAAACTCGACCAAATATAGAAAAGGAAACCATGTCACATTGGTAATTTCCAAGCATAGGCTTCGGAACTTCACCCAAATCAAACcctttgaaaaattaatttctaagaAATTTCTTATGATCTATATGTAAGAGTGATACGTGTTTTTTACGCATgtgaaaattacatattttttttattaatactattaaaaaattaataaaaaaaatatgtgagaaacacatactaataaaataatatatattttttgaatattaatggacacatgtcacttttatatgtggatcgtaggaaatttcctataaactaatttgtgaaatttttttgtccttgataaaaaaaaaggagcatcAAATGTTAGTTCTTATAGTGTTGACTATGATGCGAGTTGTGAGAACAGTTTTTATTATGTCGAACACTAATCAATTCGCACGTACATgttaaagagacaaaaataataaacaacagAGTCTACCGAAAGCACTGGCAATGCTTAAATCAGTAAGTATTTTGAAAAGGTAAGTAATAAATTGCTATAATAAAGTTTTGGACAGAGACTAAAAGTTCTTtgagacatgttacatgcacATCACTTGCACATATTTTGTACATTACTTTTCTAAATCAATCATTAGATTTGTAAGACCCACAAAGATTCACATGTGGGTCATatagattcaataattaatttaaaaaagtgatgtacGAAAGATGTACAAGTCAtgtacaaaaatcatttctcaaattatttttaccttaatataatttatcttttataatGACTTGCCTTTAAGTAATTTTCATCAGTTTTTCTGTACAACCTTTTTCTAGAGGGTAATTTATCCCACTTTTACTTGCATTAAGGCACACTTTCTCCTTGAAGTTAAGGGCACACACTTTAGTTATAAATAATAGACACGTGATAGTTAAGTGACCATGTGGTGCGATTAGTGGTGCATGATTTATTCCTAAAATAGGATATAGTGTTAGAATTATGGGTGGGTAGATTAATCGTTTACCGATTACCAACTGCCGTCAAACTATCACCGTCTTTTAGCGATTCGTAGGCAGAATAAAACTATTATTTTGACATCGATTCGATTCGATATGcagtttatatattttataggtGGTTAACCAAACTGAATTGATCCAACCAAactgtatatttttttaaaacaaaaaaacaaaatgacatCACTCATTTGAAATGGTGGGGGCTAATCTATTGTTAGATTCAATGtaaaaatatgttaaataaacAATTGTTTAGCCCCCAAAACAACCATTTAGccacccctcccccccccccaaaaaaaaaaagaaacctattttgatcaataaaaataatcttTGCCTAATATAAAAAACTCACGATTAACCGACCAACGTGTAAGTTGTAACTTAATCGAAATAATCAGAAATTGTTACCGTCAATATGAACAGACTTCACCAATTGTGGCGGTTCGGTGGACAAAAATATCTCTTCCATCACCAATTTAAGcaaactatttaaaaataatctaTGAAATAACATTCCTCTTCTCATATTGCTTTCCTTTGTGACCAAATTCAGGATCACCCCAAAGTTTTTAAAAGCATTAAGATTACAATACATGGCTTTCCATATTCGGATGCTAAACGCATcttctttcctgtataagataAGATGACATTAGATTGCCTTAGATAGACAATTGTGGCTGTAGTTTAGTGGTAAGAATTCCACGTTGTGGCCGTGGAGACCTGGGCTCGAATCCCAGCAGCCAcattattttgctttttttttttttgggtttattttctattatttcatATTTCTCAGTCTGTCATTCACATTCTGCCTCTCTGCCTCTCTGCCTCTGCCCGCTATAAGCTAAAATGCACTCAGCACTATGACAATCATTACTTGGATGCAttatctttctctttttgtatttttttttggttttttaatataACTTTTATTTGTTCTGAGCaccaaaaaactgtttttttgaTGTAATGATATTCTAATCTTTGGGTCGACCTGTGAACTAATTAATGGGTGCGGAACATATCGATTGGTGAATTACGTAATCTTCTTAAGTATTCCGTATCGTCG carries:
- the LOC133862613 gene encoding UDP-glucuronic acid decarboxylase 6, with the protein product MAKEASNGDSHGATKPPPSPSPLRNSKFFQSNMRILITGGAGFIGSHLVDRLMQNEKNEVIVADNYFTGSKDNLKKWIGHPRFELIRHDVTEPLLVEVDQIYHLACPASPIFYKYNPVKTIKTNVIGTLNMLGLAKRVGARILLTSTSEVYGDPLVHPQEESYWGNVNPIGVRSCYDEGKRVAETLMFDYHRQHGIEIRIARIFNTYGPRMNIDDGRVVSNFIAQAIRGEALTVQAPGTQTRSFCYVSDMVDGLIRLMEGEKTGPINIGNPGEFTMLELAETVKELINPDVEIAMVENTPDDPRQRKPNITKANELLGWEPKIKLRDGLPLMEEDFRTRLGVPGKK